Within the Achromobacter spanius genome, the region CGGATGCGGGCGACGCCGTGATGGCGTTGGCGGAATCCATGGAGAATTCCGCGCTGTCGCTGGAAAGGCGGCTGGCGGGCAACCACCAGCGGCTTGAAGGAATCTTGCGAATATCGTCGGCCGAGTGGTTTGCGGGCTATGTGCTGGCGCCCGTCCTGGCCGAACTGACGCGCCGCCATCCGGCCGTGGTGCCCGAGGTGATTGCCAGCTACCGGCTGCTGGATCTGTCACGCCGTGAAGCCGACGTGGCCTTTCGCATCGTGCCCTTTACCGAACCAGACATTGTTCAACGCCGCCTGATGACGGTGCCCTATGGGCTATATGGTTCGGCGGACACCGCATCGGCCATGCAGCACGATCCGTCTTCAGTCGGCTTGATTCTTATGAATACGGCGCAATCCCACTTTCCGGATGTCGCCTGGCTACTGGACCGGTTCCCGCAGTCGCGCCGTGTTTTCACCAGCACAAGCCGGGCGGTTCAAGCGCAGATGTGCGCGCGTGGCATGGGTATCGCCGTACTGCCCAGACCGCTAGGCGATGCCGTGCCTGGGTTGCAGCGCATTGAAGCGCCGGACCAACCGCCAAGCAGGGATATATGGCTGGGCTACCACCAAGACCTGCGGCATATGGATCGCTTGCGGGCGATGTTGGATATCGCGGATGCGCTGCTGTCGGATGCGGCGACTGAAGCACAGCGCGCGCAACCTTAACAGAACGCTATCTTTTTCGGACCGGTGATTGACGCGGATCCGCATCCGCAAACGTCGCGGCGCGTTCCAAGCCCCCCCCTCCCTGCACCCGCCTATTGCGGCGGCAACAGCGCCGCGAACCGCTTGCGGTACTCCGCGGGTGTCACGCCCACGTGACGCGCAAACGCCCGGCGCAACACATCCGCATCGGCAAACCCGCAACGCGCCGCAACCTGCTTGGGTGCCGCTTGCCCTTGCTCCAGCAGGCGACGCGCCGCGTTCACTCGTGCCTCTTCAACCCAGCTTGCGGGCGTGATGCCGATCTCGCTACGGAAAAGCCGCGCAAAGTGCCGAGGACTGAGGTTCATGCGCTCGGCCAGGCTTGCCACGCTGTGGTTTAACTCGGGATTGGCGGCGACCCAGCGCTGAAGCTCCTGCAACGCCGCCCTGCCCGCGGGCGCGGCTTCGCTTTTACGGCTGAACTGTAGTTGTCCGCCGGGCCGCTTGAAGAACATGACGAGTTGGCTTGCGACTTTCAGGGCGATCTCACGCCCAAGGTCTTCTTCCACCAGGGAAATGGCCAGGTCCAGGCCGGCCGTCACGCCCGCGGCGGTACGCAGCGGTCCGTCACTGACGTGGATCGCGTCCTGGTCAACCGTCACGTCCGGGAATTGTTCGGCCAGGCGCTCGGCAACCGCCCAGTGGGTCGTAACGCGCTTGCCATCCAGCAACCCGGCTGCCGCCAGAAAGAACGCCCCGCTGCACACGGACCCGAAGCGCCTTGCCTTGGGCGCGCGGCGCCTGAGCCAGTCCACCACAACGCCGCGAGCCGGCACATCAGCCGCGTTCGGGCAGCCGGCAACGAGCAGAGTATCGACCGGTTCGTCCGCGTCGCGCCCGATGGTTCGATCGGCCATCAAGCGGACGCCGGATGAGCTTCGTACGGGACCGGATCCGCCCGCGACGACCAGCAGCCGGTATACCTCACGCCCGGCCTGCACATTCGCTTCCGCAAAGACGTCCAGCGGGCCGGATACATCAAGCAGTTGCACCCCTGGCAACGCCAGCACCATGATCGTTTTGACCTTATCGCGCGCCATGGCCGCCTTGATCTTTAAATGGCTGAAATCGACGTGTTCCGCCTATTGTTGCCATGCTAGCACGGCCCTATTCTTGATTGAACCCACTCAACCAAGGAAGAACCTGATGTCCATCATCCACGAAGCCGCCATTCCCGATTCGACATTGGCGCGCGCCATCACCGAATACATCCGCGATACCGAAACACCACTGCTCTTCAACCATTCAAGCCGCGTGTATCACTTTGGCGCGTTGGCCGGCGTGAAGCGCGGCCTGAAGTTCGACCGCGAGCTGCTCTACGCCGGCGCCATGTTCCATGACATCGGCCTGATGCCAAGCCACAACAGCAAGGACGAGCGCTTTGAGGTGGACGGCGCGCACGCCGCCCGCTCGTTTCTCGAAAGCCATGGCATCTCGGAAGCGGACGCGTACACGGTGTGGACCTCCATCGCGCTCCACACCACGCCCGGCGTGCCGCAGCACATGCACCCGGTCGTCGCGCTGGTGACCGCCGGCGTCGAAATGGACGTGCTTGGCCTCACCTACGCACAATATTCGGACGTCGAACGCGAGGCCGTCGTCCGCGCGTTTCCGCGCACGCCTCAGTTCAAGGAGGACATCATCCAGGCGTTCTACGACGGCATCAAACACAAGCCCGACACGACCTTTGGCAACGTCAAGGCCGACGTCATCGCCGACAAAGAGCCGCACTTCCATCGCGGCAACTTCTGCAGCGTGATCCGTTGCTCACACTGGCACGGTTGAGCGGCTTCACCTCAGCTTTCCGTCCCATCAACGGACCGGGCTGGCGTCATCAAGCAAAGCCAGCGCGGGCCGAACCAGACCACGCAGCAACTCCGGTTCCGGCCGTGAACGCGCCAGCACGCGCAGGCCCATCAGCAGGCCGAGCAACATGCGCGCAAGATCGTCAGCCGACTGCGTGGCGTTGATGGTGCCGGCCGCTTGACCCGCCTGCACGCAGCGCAGGAAGAAGGCCTCCATATCCCGCAGCACAAGCGCCAGCGCCTCCTGGAACTCGGCATCGTGCGGAGACAGCTCCAGCGCCGAATTCACGATCATGCACCCCTTGCGCTGTTCGTCCGCCAGCGATAGCTCGATGATCTCTTCAAAGAACGCGCCGATGGCCTCGCGAGGCGTCAATTGCGATTCAAAACGCCTGACCCGTTCGCAAAAGCCGCGCTCGACGTAATGCGCGAGCGCCCGCTGATACAAGCTGCGCTTGTCTCCAAACGTGTTGTACAGGCTGGGGCCCACGATCCCCATCGCAACGGTCAGGTCGCGAACCGACGTGGCTTCATAGCCGCGCGACCAGAAGCATTCGATGGCGGCGTCCAGCGCCGCCGCTTCGTCAAACTGCCTGGGGCGCGCCATGTGGGCTCCTAAGCGGCTGCGTGGCGCAGCGAACGGGGAAAGGCGACGCCATCATAGAGCGCTATGGTCCTTGACCGCTTCTTCCAGCGCGGGTTTCAGCGTCAGAAACCGCGCATCAATAGCCGCGGGATCCTGGCGGTTCAGCGCAATCATCTGCGCGCGCGTCTCGCCGCCGCGGATGACCTCGAACGCGTCCATCTCGATTCCTTCGACGATGGCCTCCGCCACCGCGGAAGCAGGCTCCCGCGAAAACCCCAGTTCCGGGCCGGCGCGGTTGGACTGCATCATGGGCGTATCGGTCCCGCCTGGATAGGCCGTCAACACATGGATGCCTTCGCCTTTCAGCTCGCGCCGAAGCGCCTGGCCAAAGTGCGCCAACCCCGCCTTCACCGCCGCGTAGGTCGTGTAGAACGGCGCCCCCACCAGCGCGATGCCAGAGGTCACGTTCACCACCATGGCCTCACCGCTGGCCCGCAAGGCCGGGATCGCGGCGCGGGTCAGCAAGATCGGCGCAAGCAAGTCCACGTTCACCATTTGCTCGATGTCGGCCTCTGCCGTATTTTCCAGACGACCGGCACGCACGCCGCCGGCGTTGTTGATCAGGATGTCGAGCCCGCCCAAGGCCGCCACGGCCTTGTCCAGCGTGGCGATGCGTCCTTCGGTCGTGCCGACGTCGGCGCAAACCCCCGTGGCTGAATCCAGACCGCGCAGCGCATCATCCAGCACGCTTTGCCGCCGCCCCGTGATGACCACCCTGGCGCCGCGCGCCGTCAGCGCATGAGCCAGGGCGAGGCCGATGCCGCTTGAGCCCCCTGTCACCAGAACCCGCTTGTTCTTCAGATCCATCTCAAGCTCCTTGTGACGACGCGGGGGGAAAGTTCGACGGGAACAACGCCCGCTTGGTTTCATCGTCGTTCACCGTTTTCCACTCATGGCTTTTGCTAAGCGCCCGGGCGCGCGCGACGGCCGGGCGCGCATCCACGCTGGCGAACCAGCGCTTCAGTTCCGGAAACGGCGCCAGCGGGTCTTCAGCGCCCTTGCGCACGCGGGAGGCCCGGTCCAGCCAGCCCCACGCCGAAATGTCCGCAATGGTGAAGCTGTTGCCCACGATGAACTCGCGCCCCTTCAGATGCTCGTCCAGCACCTGATAGTGCCGGTCGGCTTCGCGGCGGTAACGGTTGACGGCGTAGTCCAGGCCATCCGGCGCGGCGAACTGGAAGTGCACCGCCTGGCCAGAGAACGGGCCAAGGCCAGACGCAATGAACAGCAGCCAGGACAACAGCTCGGGCCGGTCTTCGGGCGTGCCCACAAGCTTGCCGGTCTTATCGGCCAGGTAGATCAGGATGGCCGTCGAGTCGAAGACGCGCGCTTCCTTGCCGCCAGGGCCGTCGGTGTCAACAATTGCCGGCACTTTGCCGTTCGGATTGATGGCCCGAAAGGCCGGCGTGTGCTGCTGGCCTTTGCTGGTGTCGACCGGCACGGCTTCGTACTCCAGCCCGGTCTCTTCCAGGAAAAGCGCGATCTTGGCGGGATTAGGCGTCGGATGAAAGTAAAAACGAATCATGGCTGTTGTCTCGCTGTCGTGGTGGTCGATGGGACTGCTACCTTGCGCTTGGGACGGGCTGCCAGAAGCACGCCGCCGACGACGGCAAGAAGCGCAACGCCCTCTTCCCATGACGGCAACTCACCCAGGACGGGAATGGCGGTCAGCG harbors:
- a CDS encoding glutathione S-transferase family protein, producing MIRFYFHPTPNPAKIALFLEETGLEYEAVPVDTSKGQQHTPAFRAINPNGKVPAIVDTDGPGGKEARVFDSTAILIYLADKTGKLVGTPEDRPELLSWLLFIASGLGPFSGQAVHFQFAAPDGLDYAVNRYRREADRHYQVLDEHLKGREFIVGNSFTIADISAWGWLDRASRVRKGAEDPLAPFPELKRWFASVDARPAVARARALSKSHEWKTVNDDETKRALFPSNFPPASSQGA
- a CDS encoding LysR family transcriptional regulator; translation: MEWSDVRIFLAVARGQSFGEAARRLGVSHPTVGRRIKALEVEAEQALFRRTKDGLVLTDAGDAVMALAESMENSALSLERRLAGNHQRLEGILRISSAEWFAGYVLAPVLAELTRRHPAVVPEVIASYRLLDLSRREADVAFRIVPFTEPDIVQRRLMTVPYGLYGSADTASAMQHDPSSVGLILMNTAQSHFPDVAWLLDRFPQSRRVFTSTSRAVQAQMCARGMGIAVLPRPLGDAVPGLQRIEAPDQPPSRDIWLGYHQDLRHMDRLRAMLDIADALLSDAATEAQRAQP
- a CDS encoding GlxA family transcriptional regulator — translated: MARDKVKTIMVLALPGVQLLDVSGPLDVFAEANVQAGREVYRLLVVAGGSGPVRSSSGVRLMADRTIGRDADEPVDTLLVAGCPNAADVPARGVVVDWLRRRAPKARRFGSVCSGAFFLAAAGLLDGKRVTTHWAVAERLAEQFPDVTVDQDAIHVSDGPLRTAAGVTAGLDLAISLVEEDLGREIALKVASQLVMFFKRPGGQLQFSRKSEAAPAGRAALQELQRWVAANPELNHSVASLAERMNLSPRHFARLFRSEIGITPASWVEEARVNAARRLLEQGQAAPKQVAARCGFADADVLRRAFARHVGVTPAEYRKRFAALLPPQ
- a CDS encoding HD domain-containing protein, whose protein sequence is MSIIHEAAIPDSTLARAITEYIRDTETPLLFNHSSRVYHFGALAGVKRGLKFDRELLYAGAMFHDIGLMPSHNSKDERFEVDGAHAARSFLESHGISEADAYTVWTSIALHTTPGVPQHMHPVVALVTAGVEMDVLGLTYAQYSDVEREAVVRAFPRTPQFKEDIIQAFYDGIKHKPDTTFGNVKADVIADKEPHFHRGNFCSVIRCSHWHG
- a CDS encoding TetR/AcrR family transcriptional regulator, with the protein product MARPRQFDEAAALDAAIECFWSRGYEATSVRDLTVAMGIVGPSLYNTFGDKRSLYQRALAHYVERGFCERVRRFESQLTPREAIGAFFEEIIELSLADEQRKGCMIVNSALELSPHDAEFQEALALVLRDMEAFFLRCVQAGQAAGTINATQSADDLARMLLGLLMGLRVLARSRPEPELLRGLVRPALALLDDASPVR
- a CDS encoding SDR family NAD(P)-dependent oxidoreductase; amino-acid sequence: MDLKNKRVLVTGGSSGIGLALAHALTARGARVVITGRRQSVLDDALRGLDSATGVCADVGTTEGRIATLDKAVAALGGLDILINNAGGVRAGRLENTAEADIEQMVNVDLLAPILLTRAAIPALRASGEAMVVNVTSGIALVGAPFYTTYAAVKAGLAHFGQALRRELKGEGIHVLTAYPGGTDTPMMQSNRAGPELGFSREPASAVAEAIVEGIEMDAFEVIRGGETRAQMIALNRQDPAAIDARFLTLKPALEEAVKDHSAL